The genomic region TGTCGACGTAATTTTCTGGAGGTGAGAATACACGAGTTGTTTGCTAAGTTGGAAGACCGTGTTGATAGTTCAGGGGCTTCAGCGCCAAATCCCCAGTCGACGACGGTAGGGGGTGCTTCTACTTCGATGCCTGTTGTTGCAGCCGGTTGTCTCTTAGCTGCATCTTTACTTGTTCTACCACCGGCAACTAGAACACCTAGTTTAATTACTGGTCTTGTTGGTAGTGGTGAATTGGATCACGTTGAGGACGCGATGCGGGAAGATGATTCGGACGATGAGCCCGATCACATATCGGGGATAGTGAGGAGGAGACTCCGATGGCCCCACCTGCACCTCAGGGGCCATCCAATTCTGGGTCCCACCAACAACCGCCCCATTTCTCAACGCTGAACCTGCAAGCAGTGAGTCAAGAACCGgatgaggcacacaccttcggaGGTCAAGGATTACACGAGGGTATTACTTCTGGGTAATTTCAGATTGGCCAGTCTTTCCATACTAAGGAGGAAGCTGTGATGAGTGTTAAGGATAATAGCATTCGTCGTGGAGTTCAGTATCGGGTTATGGAATCAGATCATCTGAAGTATGTTGGGAGATGCAAGGAGTTTGGAAACAGCTGCACATGGATGGTCCGCGCGGCATTTCGCCAGCGCAAGGGTAACTGAGAGGTTAGAAGGTACAACGGAGCCCACACTTGCCTGGCCACTTCGATTTCGAGCGACCACCGACAGCTTGATTACAACGTGATTTGTGCGAGGATCTATCCGTTGGTTAGGGCAGATGCAGCAGTTACGGTAAAGGTGTTGCAGGAAGCTACTGAGTCAACCTACGAATTTCGGCCTAATTATAGGAAGGTGTGGAAGGCAAAGCAGAATGTAGTCGCACAGATTTACGGGGATTGGGAAGAGTCGTATGCTGAGTTGTCCCGGTGGATCCTTGGGATGCAAACAACGATGGACGGTTTCATAGCTTTGTTGAAGACTTCTCCGGTTAGACTAGGCTACGTACGTCCATGAGGTTTATACCATGAGTAAAGTATTCAGCGTATACCGGATGGGATTTTTACCCCCTATTCCAGAGGGTCTGTGGCCACCGTACGCCGGTCCTACTATCGTTCCTGATCCTAATATGAGACATGCCAGAGAAGGGCGACCCAGGTCAACAAGAATCCGTAACACCATGAATGAGGCCGATACTAGTCGGCCGAAGCGATGTGGGCTATGTAGACAGACAGGACACACTCGCATGACTTGCCCTCAGCGAGGATCCGCCCCAGTGTCGAGGCATAGGTGTCATTAGGCCGTCATAATtagctttcatttttcttttcttatttgtattTTTGTCCTGTTTTAGTTGTACTTACTGTTAAGTAAAATTGTACTTCCTGTTTTAATTGTGCGTACTGTTCCTATTTCTAATTTTGTTGGTAATTCTATGAGTTCAAGagactaattttaattaaatcaaaACACCAACCTATGTTGCACCATACATAAAAAATGCAAACCAAAGTTTCTTCAAAAAACTCATCCTCCATGTAAAATGAACTACGTCTacactaaagcataaaccgcTAGACCCCTATAATAGATTTCGTGCATTCGTAAACCGCGAGACTCCTATCGCAGTTTACATAGTTTATGAAAAAAATGTATTTCGGTATCTATTTTGCAAAATGTGTATTATGGTAAATTTGGATGCTTGTTTATTAATATGGTAAATTGCCctaaatattttataacaaattaaatatattataagtaaattttaaatataataataaaataataatattctaACACATTGtgcaatttaaatttgttttgagAAGTAGATTCGAAATTTGATCTACCAATCTATGTGGTTTGccaaaaataaaattcaatcaaATCCAACTTAGTatgattttaattacttttttgtTTAGATTGAATTGAATAAGCAGTTTAATTTGGATCGATTTAGATTTAAACACCTTTACCAATATCTAACCAAtttgtatattattttataataaaattgttGTGAGATTCGCAAATACTATATATAGTCCccatattttgaaaaagtttAGTAAGACTAAGTTATATATNNNNNNNNNNNNNNNNNNNNNNNNNNNNNNNNNNNNNNNNNNNNNNNNNNNNNNNNNNNNNNNNNNNNNNNNNNNNNNNNNNNNNNNNNNNNNNNNN from Arachis ipaensis cultivar K30076 chromosome B02, Araip1.1, whole genome shotgun sequence harbors:
- the LOC107628052 gene encoding uncharacterized protein LOC107628052, encoding MDSEEILLILVHRSGKIIKKSNRHGVKFTVKEPLSVFIRSTDTLSDLKKNILQKAGLCGVKLVKKVFYKISMAVVSSGVQFETFVIGSDEDMEVLFHCRRNFLEVRIHELFAKLEDRVDSSGASAPNPQSTTVGGASTSMPVVAAGCLLAASLLVLPPATRTPSLITGLVGSGELDHVEDAMREDDSDDEPDHISGIIGQSFHTKEEAVMSVKDNSIRRGVQYRVMESDHLKYVGRCKEFGNSCTWMVRAAFRQRKDAAVTVKVLQEATESTYEFRPNYRKVWKAKQNVVAQIYGDWEESYAELSRWILGMQTTMDEGLWPPYAGPTIVPDPNMRHAREGRPRSTRIRNTMNEADTSRPKRCGLCRQTGHTRMTCPQRGSAPVSRHRCH